GTAAAGAATATCTCTTCTGCAGATTTCCCCTCAAGAGAGGTCCCCGCCTCAAACATGGAGCGGGAGAATGTCTCGATATCCATACCTGCAATTGTTGCAAGCTCCTGGGCGGCTTCTCTATCCTGAGTGCTGCTAGTGGGCGATTTGAACATAAGAGTATCAGAGATGATGGCCGCACACATAAGCCCGGCAATTGACGATGGCGGCTTTATCCCGTTGTCTCTGTAAAAGCCATATACAATAGTCGCAGTACATCCTACAGGGCGATTTATAAAAACAATAGGATATAGCGTTTCTATACTCCCTATTCTATGGTGGTCAATAACTTCAAGTATTTGAGCCTGCTCCAGACCTTCTGCAGATTGTGACTCTTCGTTATGGTCAACCAATATTACCTTTTTCCCGGTAATATTGAGAAGGTTCCGGCGTGATAACATTCCTACAGGAATTTTATTGTCGAGTATTGGGAACTGACGATATTTATGTTTAAGCATAATCTCTTTTGCGTCATCAACCTCTTCTTGAAGACTGAAGGTAATGAGTGATTGAGATTTTGCTACATACTGAACTGGTATGCTTTGCCCAATACGCTTAACTGTTGTGAAAGTATGGTATGGCACTGTGATAAGGTTGACTTTTTTCTCTTTAGCCAGATTTAAAACTTGGTCTGAAACCTTTGAACCCCCTGTTATTATAAGAGTGTGGACTTCTTTCTTCAAAACTGAGATCTGCACATCTTCTCGATCGTCTACGATGATGAGTGTTTTCTCATCAAGTCGTCTTTCCAAAGTCGCCAACTCCATTGCAGCCACGAGAATGTTGCCGCTGAAGGTTTTTTTGTAAGAACACAAAATCTGGCCGTCGAGGGTGCGCTCTATGTTTTCAAGGGGAATAGCCACTCTTGAAAGGTCTTCTGATATTTCAAGGCTTGCTCTTGCTATGTCTCCTACTGTCACAAGTCCAATGAAAAAGCCTTCTTCATCCACTACATTGACCGTATTTGTAATGTTTTTACCCATAATGTTCCAAACATCGGATAGGGGCGTTTCTTTTTTAACTGAAACAGGCTCATCGAAAGCTATGTCAGAGAGCTGGGTGTAAAGGTTTTCGATCAGCTCAGGAACCGGTTCCTTGAAATAATCAAGGACAAACCCTGTTTCATTGTTTACAGGCCCAAGTCTAACCGGAGAGTAGTTGTTTTGGGGGGAAATGATCCTCTTAAAGTAGCTGTAGGCTATTGCAGAACAGATAGAGTCAGTATCAGGATTTTTATGCCCCATAACATAAATAGTATTCATTTCGAACCTCCTCCCATGGAGGAATAATTTGCTCTTATATTATATTATTGAAAGAAGTTTGGGAGAAATATATTAAGAACATGTATAATAGCTGCGTTGATGAAATTTGATGTGAGGAGGCAATTTAGAAATGAACAAGGAAGCACGTGTCCGTTTTGCCCCAAGCCCCACAGGCGCCTTGCATATCGGTGGAGGGCATACGGCGTTGTTCAACTGGCTTTGGGCCAGGCATACAGGTGGAAAGTTCATTCTTCGCATAGAAGATACCGACCGCGAACGTTCTACGAAGGAATATGAAGAGACCATTATGGCTGGGATGACATGGATGGGTCTGGACTGGGACGAAGGCCCTGATATAGGAGGCCCTTACGGTCCTTATCGCCAGTCAGAACGGCTGGAAATCTACCATAAATACGCGCAGCAGCTTCTTGATGAGGGCAAAGCCTACACTGAGGGCCCCGCGATAATCTACAAGGTACCAGAAGGGATATCCCTTGCTTTTGACGATATTGTTTACGGCCGAATCGAAGTTAGAAGCGAAACACTGAAAGATATTGTCATGATCAAAAGCGACGGCATGCCTACTTACAACTACGCTGTGGTCATCGATGATTACACCATGGGCATTAATTACGTCATACGAGGGGAGGACCATATTTCAAACACCCCCAAACAGCTGCTCATTTATAAGGCGCTGGGGTGGGAAGAACCCCAATTTGCCCACCTCCCCATGATTCTTGGAAAAGATAAGAAAAAACTTTCTAAACGTCATGGCGCTACAAGCGTATATGAGTATCGCGATCTGGGATATATGCCAGATTCTGTGTTCAACTTCCTCGCAATCCTGGGCTGGTCTCCTGGAGATGACAGGGAAGTCTTTTCCAGAGAAGAGGCCATTAAGCTTTTTGATCTTAAAAGGGTCACAAAGCGTGCTGCTGTCTTCGACATGGACAAACTCAACTTTATCAATCAGGAGCATCTCAAGGAGCTTGACCCCATGGTTCGCCTGGAAATGGTGGAACCCTTCTGGAAAGAAGCGATGTTGCCTGTTGAAAAGCATTCAAGGGAATATCTTGCCCAGGCTCTCGAGCTTATGGGCGGACGTGGAAGAACAACCAAAGAGCTCGCCGAATACTCCGATTACTTTGTCTCTTTTGAGCCAGTGAAAAATAGATACGATGGAAGCGACGTGTCGGAAGAGGATAAGGGCATTCTTAAGAACTTTTTTGGGGATCTACTGAAGCTTGATTCCTGGAAGGCTGAATCTATGGAAGAATTTGCCCGTAGCTGGTCTAATGAAAAAGACGTTAAGATGAAAAATCTTGCCATGCCATTACGATGGGCTTTGACAGGCGTAAAAGTAAGTCCTGGGATTTTTGAAGTGGCGGAACATCTGGGTCGGGATGAAGTAAAAGAACGACTGGCCTATTATGGATTTGTAAACCCGTAAAATAACTTAGGGGGGCTTGAAGCCCCCTAAGTTATTTCTGGATATCTTATTTTTCTTCCGGTGCCGCTTTGGCTGCCTGAGCAGCAACTTCGACCTGATGGATCGCATCCTTCGGACAAAGTTCGGCACATTTGCCGCATCCCACACACTTTTCCTTGTCTATGACATGGGGCTTTTTCAACTCCCCGCTAATTGCGTTGACGGGGCAGTTTCTAGCGCATTTTGTACATCCAATGCACTTTTCCTCGTCTACTTCATACTTCACTGCGCTTTCAACTACAATGTCTTCTTCCTTTTTCTTTGTTGGGCCCGAATCGCGAACTATTTGAGCCTTCCGATCGTAAGAAGATATCAAATACTCCTTCGACATGGAGAGGCACTTCACCGGGCAAATTTCAGTGCATTGAGCGCAGAAGCAGCAACGATCTACGTGGATCTGTATTTTCTTTTCTTCCTCAAGAAACTCTATGGCATTCGCGGGACACACGCGAATACAGAGCTTGCACCCTATACAGCGTTCCTTGTCATAATCGAGCCGACCGCGAAAATAGCCCTGGGGCTCAATAGGCGGATTGAGTTTTATTTTTCCCTCCTCCGCTGCTTTCAGTGCGGCAGTAAGAGAGTCAGGCATAGAAGGCACCGGGAAGGGGTTTGTAAAAACTTTGTCCACCCATTGGCGCAAAAGCTGTAACGACATTCTGTTAAGCATGGTCATCCCCCTCCCTTAAAGGATTACATCAATAGACAAGAGAATCATGCCGGCCAAAGAAAGACCAGCAATTTTAACCCAGTAGAACTGGGAAGCCTGCCATATTTTCAGTCGCCCAAAGGCTGTTCTGATAAATGTAACGCCAAAGACCTGCACCGCAAAGACTTTGACCCAGAACCAGAGAAAGTCAACAACAAAAAGCAGCGGCCCTGTAAGGCTAAGGACCTTTCCAAGGGACCAAGGAAGGAACAAGGCCACTATGATCGCTGACATGGCCAGGGCCCTCAAGGCAAAAGTAATTTTAAATAACGCCAGATTTGTGCCCGAGTATTCTATAATGAGTCCCTCAAGAATCTCTGTCTTCGCTTCAGGAATGTCCATAAAGCCCTTTCCTGTTTCGCCAGGAACCACCATGAGCAAGGCAGCAAAAAGACATAGAAGACCAAGAAGTCCCATTTTGCCCACTATGCCCCAGAGAGGCATTCCCACAAAGGTTTCAAGGCTAAAGGGCTGTCCTGGAATGCCATGCTTGTAGGCTACCCAGGCCATTGTTGTGACAACTACTGCCAAGGGCAGCTCATAGCTCATCATGAGAATCATCTCACGCTGGGCGCCAACGTTGGCAATGGGGTTTCCACTGGCAAATCCTCCTATGGCCATGGCGACACCGGCAAGACCGAGAAGATAGATAACAAGAATCAAATCGCCCTCAGTTCCAAGTATGGGCGGCAAAGAGCCGATAGGGATATAAAGAAATAGCAACAACATAGTTGACGCGGCAACCCAAGGGGCTCCGTTAAATGCCCATTTCACTGCTCTTCTGGGAACGATATTTTCTTTTCCAAGCAATTTCAGAATGTCGTAAAAAGGCTGAAAAAGAGGCGGTCCCCACCGCCGTTGCATTCTGGCATGGATAACCCGGTCTGCCCCATCAAAGAGAATGGCCACAACTGATACGAGCAACATTAGGGCAATGCCTGCCACTAGTTTCATTACTACGTTGATAATCATGCCTTCTTCAGCCTCCTCGTCTTTTCTCTGCTCATTTCCAACAGCTGATTTTTCGAGTAGACCTGTCCGGCCTTTTCACTATTTCCAGTGATAAGGGTTCTTTCCATACAGGAGATACATGGATCAATGCTATTAATAATAAGAGGGGCATCGGCCAATTCGTTGTTGCGGAACATTATTGGCCATGAAACAGCGTTGGAATAGGTCGGGGCTCTCACTTTCCACCAATAGACGTTCTCCTGGCCGCCTTTCAGTTGTACTACGTGAGTATCATCTCCACGGGGAGCTTCAATAGAACTCCATCCTTCTCCATCAGCAGCCTTTAGAATATTCAGCACTTTCACAAGGCTTTTCTCAAAAACGATGTCTCCCTCTGGAAGTCCTTCGATAATCTTTTCAAGAATGTCAAGAGATTGGTAGAGCTCAAGAACCCGCACGAGGAAGCGGTCAAAAACGTCGCCATAGGCCTTTCCAAAATAATCCTGGGGTACCACAGGTTTTACATCGAGGTCGGCATAGGCTTCATAGGGTGAAGACCAGCGAAGGTCGCACCTCACCCCGCTAGCCCGGGCAGTAGGCCCAAGGGCGCAGTAGCGCATAGCCTCTTCGTATGTAAGAATTCCAACGTTGCGCATTCTGGCATGAGCCACTGGATCCTCTGTTACCACATCGTAAAATGCTCCCAGTTCGTCCCGATAAAACTGGATCATTTCTTTGATCACGCGGACTGTTTCCGGGGTAAGGTCCCATCGGACACCGCCGACAGTGCCAACACCATAATTTACGCGGTTCCCAGTGTAGGATTCGAGGACATCCATAACCTTTTCACGAAGCACCATGCCAAGGTGAAATGCGGAGTCAAATCCAATGCTGTAACATGCCACTCCAGCCCACAGAGCATGAGAGTGGACTCGTTCAAGTTCAAGCACCAGGGCCCGAATATACTGGGCTCTGGGAGGAACTTGTATTTGAGCGGCATCTTCCACTGCCCTTAAAAAGGCAGTAATATGGCTGAAAGAACAAATTCCACAGATCCGCTCTGCAAGATAAATTATCTGAATAGGGTTTCGCTCACGTGCCATAAACTCTATTCCTCTGTGAATAGCACCGGGACGAACCCTTGCGTCTACTATTTTTTCTCCGTCAAGGTCGAGCCATGCTGTAATGGGTTCTTTCAACCCTACATGGACAGGACCTATCGGCACTTTGTATGTCTGAGTTTTTCCACTCGCCATAATCGTCCCCTCCTAAGAGAGTTCCCGAAGGTGTTCAGCATCAGGACCTGTTTCGTCTCTGCGCCACGGTTTAATCGACTCATCCCAGTCTTCGGGAAGAAAGACAAGAGCCTTGTTCTGAAGTCCTTCAAAATCTATTCCCAACATTTCACGCATTTCCCGTTCGCTATACTCTACTCCCGGAATGGTTTTGAAGAGAGAGGGCATGACGAGGTCAGATTTAGGAATTGCCACGCTCACTGTTACACCCAATCTTTTATCGCGACCCGCTACCCTGAAAAGACTGAAGTGATAATTCAATGACACAACATCACCATCGTCATTGCCTGAGAGTACGTGGAAATGAAGGAAATCGAACCCGAAAAGAAACTCCACCAACTCAAGAAACTTCTCTCTTGATGTGGTCAGCCATATTTGGTTGTAGATCACTGCCTGATCATTTCCGGCACGGTATTCTCTCACGTCTTTCACCACATTCTCACCAAAGGAATCTCGAAGAGATGAGAGAACGTTTTCAAGAGGAAGAGCGTTCTGTGCGTAGTTCATTGGAGTCTTCATTATTTATCAACACCTGCCTTAAGCAGTTCTTCCCGCTTTGATTCCAGCTTCAAGACAGCCTTCGCCACTCCTTCTATAATGGCTTCTGGGCGTGGAGGGCAGCCATGGACATATACATCCACTGGAATAATGTTATCGACTGGGCCCTCAAGGCTATAGGATTTATAGAAAACATCCCCAGATGCGCCACAGTTCCCAACAACAACTACAACCTTAGGATCCGGTATCTGGTTATAGATTCGCAGCAGCCGATCCTTCATATACTTCGTTACCGGGCCTGTAACCACTAACACATCAGCATGCCGGGGCGTTCCAACAAGTTTCATGCCAAAGCGCTCTATATCATAACGGGGGCTGATTGTGGCGACAATTTCGATGTCACATCCGTTACATGATCCGGAGTTACATGTCATAACCCAAAGGGATTTGGGCAACACTTCAAGATATTTTTCTAGCCTCATCTTTCAGCCTCCTAAACCACGAGGATCAGCGCAGCTATCACTGCGGCGGAAAGCACAAAATATCCCATATAGTCGCGCATATGGCCGCTATGCATGGAGATCAAAACCTTGTAGTAAGGTTCCAGTGCTTTTCTAAATCCCCAGTAGGAAGAACTGGCCGGCACAGAAATTTCCGCCCCATCTTCAGGGACGACGTTACCAGACCAATAAATCTCATCCTGCTCTGTTCCTTCTTTATAGTCACGCCGCCCTACTGAACGAAGCCAGAGAGCAAAAAAGGAGGCGATAAAAAAGAAGATCAGCCAGGATATGACATCCCAATAACCAAATCCTGTGAAGACCTTATTCCACATTACAGCCCACCTCCCATAACTGCTTGTATAAACCCGCCCTGATCCACAAGAGCCTTAGCCGCTGGCTCCACTAAATGGGAAAGAGCCCATGTGGGGAAAAGGGAAAGACCAATAATTGCCACCGTTAAAACGGCCATGCCCACAATCATGCTGGTGGGAACTTCTTTTACCGTTGCGTAGCAGGCTTTTTCCGGCCCCAGATAGGCGGTCTGAAAAACCTTTACGAAAGATGCCAAGGTAAGCACAGATGTTACAAGGGCAGCCACTGCCAAGAACGGATGTATTGCGAAAACTGACTCGTAGATAAGTAATTTCGATACAAAACCATTGAAAGGCGGAAGTCCTGAAATGGCCGCGGCCGCAATGGCAAACATAAATGTGGTATAAGGCATTTTCCGAGCCAAACCCCCGAGTTTGTTTAAATCCCTTGTTCCGGTGGCATAGTAAAGAGCTCCTGCGGTCAAGAAGAGCAGGGCCTTATACATGGTGTAGTTAAAGATATGGTAGATACCGCCTTTCATAGCAGTAAACCCATAATCGGCCATAGCCTGAGGGCTTCTCAGCGCCAACAGACCTACGCCAAGAGCCAAAAGCATGTACCCTACCTGGGAGATGGAGTGATATCCCATGAGACGTTTCACTTCGTGCTGAACTACAGCCATTGAAACGCCGAAGAACATGGAAGCAGTTCCAAGAATAACAATTACCCAGGGAACAAAAGTGCTGCCGAGTGTGGCGCCATACAAGCTAAAGCAAACTCTCATCAAGCCATAAAATGATGCCTGGCTTACTGCAACGAGAAGGCATGTGACTCCTGCCGGAGCTTCTGCATAGGCATCTGGCATCCACATATGCATGGGGAAAGTTCCGCACTTCATTGCCAGCGCTGCTACAAGGAATGCCAAGACGCTCTTTTCCACAACGCCAAGCTGAAGCATATGGGCCACTCCTGCCATATTCAGGACATTGTAGCGTCCATAAAGCATGCCGATGGCTATAAGCACCATCATCGCTGCAAGCTGGGATACCAGCATATATTTTAAGCTTGCCTCAACGGCTTCGGGCCGATCTCTCCAGAAGGCGATAAGACCGAAGGATGCCGCAGAAGCTATTTCGAGAAATACAAAAAAGTTGAAAAGGTCTCCAGTAACCATAAGACCCAGCATTCCTGCTGTCAGAAGAAAATAGAGAGATGTAAAACGGCTCATACCCGAAAAGCGATCCATAAAATGGACTGAATAGAGTGCACCGGCAAAGGAAACGATACTGCCGGCCAACGCCATAAATGCGCTGAACGCATCTATCTCAAGAATAATCCTTATGGGATAAGCCATACCAGAAGGAAGGGTGAGAGTAGTCTGTTCCCCTCCCATCACATAGACCATCACGCCGTTGGCCGTAACAGACTTCCAAATTAAAAATGCTAAAACCAACGTTAAAAACGAAAGACTGACCATCCAAACGTTTCGCAGCGTCTTTCCGCCTAATGAAAATAGAGGCGTTGCGAAGGCCCCAAGAAGAGGGATGGCCAATATTAATGCTGGAAGGTGTTCTTGCCAGTTCATCCTCGCAACCTCCGTATTTCGTCAATATTCAAAGTTCCATAATGGCGATAGATCAGCATCAAGAGCGAAAGCATGAGAGCTGTTGTCGCCAAAGCAATAACGATGGCCGTCAGAGTTAAAGCCTGGGGGGTGGGCAAAACCATGAATTTCTCCCCGCCTGCAAGATATCTCACAGGAATTGAGCCGCCGGTTCTATAACCGAGCACAATGAGAAACATATTCGTTGCCGATTCAATAACACTGATGCCAATGGCTATTTTAAACAGGTTCCTTTCTGTCAAAACGGCAACAAGCCCTATGAGAAACAGCACGCCAACTACAAAAAAAGGGGCATTACCGATCATGGCCGCTTTCCCCTCCTATCTCGTAGGTATCGAAGAGGCGTGTGCCCTTGAACATGTGAATAATGAGAAGGGATAATTCTCCAACCACCTCAAACCCCACCGCAAGGTTCATCAATGCTATAGTTCCTGAAGGATGAAAAATACCATGGCCCGACTTCGCCACTTCCGCCGCAGGAATAGAAATAAAGTTATAAAAGAAGGAAGTGGGCATTCCCATAAATCCCAAAACTATAAAGCTTAGAAGGCCAAAGCCTATCATTCCATTATAGATGCCCTCGTTAAGCCAGTTTTTGAGTCTTTTCCAACCATAGGCAACAAGCAGAAGAGCAATAAAAGTGGCCGCCACTGCTCCTCCCTGAAATCCTCCGCCGGGAGTCATAACTCCATGAATAATCACGTAGGATCCGAACACGACCATAAACCAGGCGAAAATATCGCAGCCCGTTCGAACAACTACTGATAGAGGCTTCATTTCTTTTTGCCCCCTTCCCTGAAAAGAGCTAAGACGGAAGTTGCCGCTGTGAAAAGGACAGCAGCTTCGCCAAGAGTATCAAACCCTCGAAAATCAAAAACAATGGATGTGACGGCATTTTCAGCAGAACGATCTGCCATTGCGTGTTCCAGAAAATAATTATCCATAGCTACCTGGCCCGGTTCACCAAAGGGATGAATGGTATCGAGAGCTCCCCAGACCAAACCGCTGAGAATAAGAGCCGCTATTACAAAGAGTGTCTTCTTCATCGCATGTCACCCCCGGTTTTAGTCCGAGCTTTTCCGCAACCCCTCAAGGCGATAAGATAGATGGCCGTGCTCAGCCCTGCACCTATGCCTGCCTCTGCTATGGCTACATCTGGGGCTCGCAAGAGGTAAAATTCAATAGCCAGTATCAAACTGAAAACACCAAGGGAAATAACCGACGACAAAAGGTCGCGAAACCAGATGGCAAAAAAAGCCGAAATAACGAGCAACGTGAGTATAGCTATATGGAAAACTTCACTCACTGACAACACCACCTTTACGCTCTTCTGCCTCAGCCAGACGGTCTACCACTGCCATCTTAGGTAAAATGCCGCTTCTATGGGCTGCTCGCGCTATGGCATGTGCCCCAGTCGCATTCGTAATAAGAAGCACCATAACAGCTATAAGAGCGTGAATAATGAGAACTGCAAAACGGCTCCCCCCACCTTGATACATGCGAAAGGCTGCATAAGCCACAACACCAAGCGACATAAAGATGCTGCCAAATGTTGTACATTTCGTAGCCCCATGAAGCCTCGTATAGACATCTGGGAATCGATACAAAGAAATTGCACCGAGAGTATTGAAAATAAGCCCTATAATTACAAGAATACCAACGACATACTGCTCAGCAGCCACGCTACATCCCTCCCTCTATAAAACGGGCAATGAACATGGTCCCTACAAAGGAAAGGGCTGCATAAACAATGGCTACATCGATCATGACCACAGAATCGTACACCGCTGACAACAAGACCATAATAGCCACCACCAGAGTATTTACTGTATCTAAAGCGACAGCTCGATCAGGTATTGTAGGTCCGGCGATGAGACGGCCAAAAATTACAACGGCCAATATACCCAAAACTGCAGCTCCCCACATCAATAGTTGAGTACTCAATCCGCTAACCTCCTTGCCCAACGTGCAAAAGAACCATACACCTGCTCCTCCTTAGGAGACACATCAAGAACATTGATCCAGTGGATATAATAGGCCCCGTCATCGTCTACATCCACTGTAAGTGTTCCTGGAGTTAACGTAATAGAATCTGCAAGGATCATTTTTGCCAGATCAGTTTTCAGGCCTGGCTCCAGTTTGACTATCCCTGGATTGATATGTCCCGTAACGACTCGCATTGCGACATCGAAGTTGGCTTTGATGAGTCCTATCGCAAAAGGTACACAGATGTAATAGATAAAGGTAAGCCAATGAAGAGGATTCAAAATTTTGAAACTGAAAGATTTTGTGGGGTTCCATGAATGAAAGGCGAATGCGAGAACAGTAGCAAGAACAACTCCTATACCTACCTCAAACACAGGTATGCTGCCTCCAGACCAAACAAGCAGAAGATACATTGATAAGGATGCGACAAAAACAAACAATGTTTACACCCCCTCTACGTAAAGTATATTCAATTGGCATACATTATACTCCATTCAACTTTAAATTGTAAATGAAAGTTCCTTTCACTCAAAAGTAAGAACCCTCTCATCGACGTGATTGGTTATTTTTTTATATGTCTTATTCCCTTTAGTTTTCTAAATTAATTGATCTATTTAATCTATAGTTTATAATATCTATGGTGATAAGGTTTTTATGATATACTCTGATATACTCTAAAGTCCTGCCCTGTAGGAAAATATTTATGGGAGTGTCGTCTATGCCCTGGTTAAACCGTTATAAAGTACTTATCGCTGATGGAGCCCTTGTCCTCATAGCATTGTTCTGGGGCGTAGGATTTGTAGCTATGAAAGATGCCCTCGTTAGTTTTTCCCCCTTCTGGCTGCTGGCCCTTCGATTCACAGCCTCTTTCATTCTTATGGCCATCATCTTCAAAAAGCGTTTGCGAAAGCTTACGGCTGCCAACCTTAAAGCGGGTCTTTTAATAGGGGTTTTCCTCTTTCTCGGCTTCGCTACACAAACAATCGGGCTGACATTCACTTCTCCCGGCAAACAGGCTTTTATAACCGCTACCTATGTTGTAATCGTTCCATTTCTTTCGTGGGGACTCAAAAAAATTTTTCCCGGCTACCTCTCTTTCGTTGCATCCCTCATTTGCCTTGCGGGGATGGCCCTTCTCACTCTTCAAGGCAACGGTGATACACTCTCTACTTTTAACAAAGGTGACCTACTGACTTTTGCCTGCGCTATTTTCTTCGCGTGTCATATTCTGGCAATCGAAATGTTTGCTTCCAAGATGGATCCGCTAGTGCTTGCCACTCTTCAGATTGGAACTACAGCGCTCCTGAGCTTTGCCTGTGCCCTGTTATTTGAAGAAT
This region of Aminobacterium colombiense DSM 12261 genomic DNA includes:
- a CDS encoding putative manganese-dependent inorganic diphosphatase — its product is MNTIYVMGHKNPDTDSICSAIAYSYFKRIISPQNNYSPVRLGPVNNETGFVLDYFKEPVPELIENLYTQLSDIAFDEPVSVKKETPLSDVWNIMGKNITNTVNVVDEEGFFIGLVTVGDIARASLEISEDLSRVAIPLENIERTLDGQILCSYKKTFSGNILVAAMELATLERRLDEKTLIIVDDREDVQISVLKKEVHTLIITGGSKVSDQVLNLAKEKKVNLITVPYHTFTTVKRIGQSIPVQYVAKSQSLITFSLQEEVDDAKEIMLKHKYRQFPILDNKIPVGMLSRRNLLNITGKKVILVDHNEESQSAEGLEQAQILEVIDHHRIGSIETLYPIVFINRPVGCTATIVYGFYRDNGIKPPSSIAGLMCAAIISDTLMFKSPTSSTQDREAAQELATIAGMDIETFSRSMFEAGTSLEGKSAEEIFFTDFKIFDVADFKVGISQVFFYNTERSFHRKALLDFMKQRKFQGSYDMLLLMLTDIINEGSEILYVGNHEEFLSSAFGVPISGGSFYLPKVISRKKQVIPQLLEAIKRS
- the gltX gene encoding glutamate--tRNA ligase, translated to MNKEARVRFAPSPTGALHIGGGHTALFNWLWARHTGGKFILRIEDTDRERSTKEYEETIMAGMTWMGLDWDEGPDIGGPYGPYRQSERLEIYHKYAQQLLDEGKAYTEGPAIIYKVPEGISLAFDDIVYGRIEVRSETLKDIVMIKSDGMPTYNYAVVIDDYTMGINYVIRGEDHISNTPKQLLIYKALGWEEPQFAHLPMILGKDKKKLSKRHGATSVYEYRDLGYMPDSVFNFLAILGWSPGDDREVFSREEAIKLFDLKRVTKRAAVFDMDKLNFINQEHLKELDPMVRLEMVEPFWKEAMLPVEKHSREYLAQALELMGGRGRTTKELAEYSDYFVSFEPVKNRYDGSDVSEEDKGILKNFFGDLLKLDSWKAESMEEFARSWSNEKDVKMKNLAMPLRWALTGVKVSPGIFEVAEHLGRDEVKERLAYYGFVNP
- a CDS encoding 4Fe-4S binding protein; translated protein: MLNRMSLQLLRQWVDKVFTNPFPVPSMPDSLTAALKAAEEGKIKLNPPIEPQGYFRGRLDYDKERCIGCKLCIRVCPANAIEFLEEEKKIQIHVDRCCFCAQCTEICPVKCLSMSKEYLISSYDRKAQIVRDSGPTKKKEEDIVVESAVKYEVDEEKCIGCTKCARNCPVNAISGELKKPHVIDKEKCVGCGKCAELCPKDAIHQVEVAAQAAKAAPEEK
- a CDS encoding respiratory chain complex I subunit 1 family protein, encoding MIINVVMKLVAGIALMLLVSVVAILFDGADRVIHARMQRRWGPPLFQPFYDILKLLGKENIVPRRAVKWAFNGAPWVAASTMLLLFLYIPIGSLPPILGTEGDLILVIYLLGLAGVAMAIGGFASGNPIANVGAQREMILMMSYELPLAVVVTTMAWVAYKHGIPGQPFSLETFVGMPLWGIVGKMGLLGLLCLFAALLMVVPGETGKGFMDIPEAKTEILEGLIIEYSGTNLALFKITFALRALAMSAIIVALFLPWSLGKVLSLTGPLLFVVDFLWFWVKVFAVQVFGVTFIRTAFGRLKIWQASQFYWVKIAGLSLAGMILLSIDVIL
- a CDS encoding nickel-dependent hydrogenase large subunit; translation: MASGKTQTYKVPIGPVHVGLKEPITAWLDLDGEKIVDARVRPGAIHRGIEFMARERNPIQIIYLAERICGICSFSHITAFLRAVEDAAQIQVPPRAQYIRALVLELERVHSHALWAGVACYSIGFDSAFHLGMVLREKVMDVLESYTGNRVNYGVGTVGGVRWDLTPETVRVIKEMIQFYRDELGAFYDVVTEDPVAHARMRNVGILTYEEAMRYCALGPTARASGVRCDLRWSSPYEAYADLDVKPVVPQDYFGKAYGDVFDRFLVRVLELYQSLDILEKIIEGLPEGDIVFEKSLVKVLNILKAADGEGWSSIEAPRGDDTHVVQLKGGQENVYWWKVRAPTYSNAVSWPIMFRNNELADAPLIINSIDPCISCMERTLITGNSEKAGQVYSKNQLLEMSREKTRRLKKA
- a CDS encoding NADH-quinone oxidoreductase subunit C, yielding MKTPMNYAQNALPLENVLSSLRDSFGENVVKDVREYRAGNDQAVIYNQIWLTTSREKFLELVEFLFGFDFLHFHVLSGNDDGDVVSLNYHFSLFRVAGRDKRLGVTVSVAIPKSDLVMPSLFKTIPGVEYSEREMREMLGIDFEGLQNKALVFLPEDWDESIKPWRRDETGPDAEHLRELS
- a CDS encoding NADH-quinone oxidoreductase subunit B family protein, with the translated sequence MRLEKYLEVLPKSLWVMTCNSGSCNGCDIEIVATISPRYDIERFGMKLVGTPRHADVLVVTGPVTKYMKDRLLRIYNQIPDPKVVVVVGNCGASGDVFYKSYSLEGPVDNIIPVDVYVHGCPPRPEAIIEGVAKAVLKLESKREELLKAGVDK
- a CDS encoding proton-conducting transporter membrane subunit, coding for MNWQEHLPALILAIPLLGAFATPLFSLGGKTLRNVWMVSLSFLTLVLAFLIWKSVTANGVMVYVMGGEQTTLTLPSGMAYPIRIILEIDAFSAFMALAGSIVSFAGALYSVHFMDRFSGMSRFTSLYFLLTAGMLGLMVTGDLFNFFVFLEIASAASFGLIAFWRDRPEAVEASLKYMLVSQLAAMMVLIAIGMLYGRYNVLNMAGVAHMLQLGVVEKSVLAFLVAALAMKCGTFPMHMWMPDAYAEAPAGVTCLLVAVSQASFYGLMRVCFSLYGATLGSTFVPWVIVILGTASMFFGVSMAVVQHEVKRLMGYHSISQVGYMLLALGVGLLALRSPQAMADYGFTAMKGGIYHIFNYTMYKALLFLTAGALYYATGTRDLNKLGGLARKMPYTTFMFAIAAAAISGLPPFNGFVSKLLIYESVFAIHPFLAVAALVTSVLTLASFVKVFQTAYLGPEKACYATVKEVPTSMIVGMAVLTVAIIGLSLFPTWALSHLVEPAAKALVDQGGFIQAVMGGGL
- a CDS encoding sodium:proton antiporter — protein: MIGNAPFFVVGVLFLIGLVAVLTERNLFKIAIGISVIESATNMFLIVLGYRTGGSIPVRYLAGGEKFMVLPTPQALTLTAIVIALATTALMLSLLMLIYRHYGTLNIDEIRRLRG
- a CDS encoding MnhB domain-containing protein, which produces MKPLSVVVRTGCDIFAWFMVVFGSYVIIHGVMTPGGGFQGGAVAATFIALLLVAYGWKRLKNWLNEGIYNGMIGFGLLSFIVLGFMGMPTSFFYNFISIPAAEVAKSGHGIFHPSGTIALMNLAVGFEVVGELSLLIIHMFKGTRLFDTYEIGGESGHDR
- the mbhE gene encoding hydrogen gas-evolving membrane-bound hydrogenase subunit E, with amino-acid sequence MKKTLFVIAALILSGLVWGALDTIHPFGEPGQVAMDNYFLEHAMADRSAENAVTSIVFDFRGFDTLGEAAVLFTAATSVLALFREGGKKK